The genomic interval CGCTCATCGTCCTCGTCCCCTTCCAGGGCAAGATGGATGAGTTCTTCGGTGCTCCTGTCTTCGCCATGGCCTGGAAGACTCATGAGGCCCTGTGTACTCCGGGTCCGCGCGGCACGCACGCCAGCGCCTTCGCGTTGGAGCCACCACATCACTGCGCAGACAGGTAGTCATCCACCGATGGCGGGAATTCAGTCCAGAGCAACAGGTCAACCCGCGTCCCCACCAGGGACTTCTGCCGAGGCTCGCCGTCCCCATCCGAGAACACCAACATGAGGGCAGTGCGCGACGGAGGCGAGGCAAGGGCACCGACCGCGCCGAATGGAAGACGGCACTCGATATCCTGGCCTCCCCGCCGCGCCCGCCACCGGCATCGTGCGCCGTGTACCGGCCAGTCCACACGGGTCCCCCAGTAGTCTCTCCACTGGCGCAGGGATGCGTGGCCCTCGGGCTCCAGGACCACCGCATAGTACGGGCGGATCTCCAAGTGATCCGCGAAGACGGGACGCAGGCCAGGGCGAGCCAACGTCACGCGGTCATCGCTCACCTGCGCGGCCAGGTACACCGCGGAGGCCCCCTGTGCCAGCCGCCATGTGACGGACGCATCCCGAGGACCCTGCCATGCGCCCAGACCATGGATGACGTTCGAATCCGTGCGCGCTGGGAGCGACTCGACCGGCGCCCACGCCGCGTCGCCCGCGATATCCCCATCCACGGTGGGCTCGGCCTTCATGGGGACAGTGTTGTAACCCTGCTCTCCTTGGAAGGAGACCCGTGGTGGTGGATCCGGCAGCACAACGCGATCCGGCGGGCCGATGGCGACACACGCACTTGAGTAGTCGACACCATCACTCCCGCCGCCCTCGTCGAAGCTCGCGCACGCCGTCGTGCCCGTCAGCGAGACCTCGACAAGGAAATAGGACTTTGCCACCTCGGCGAGTTTGAGGACATGCGCAGCGCCTCCGTCCAACTGGCCCACCACACACTCACCGGACACGAGCGCGATGCACGCCGACGCCGAGCAGGTGCCCGCTGCGGACACCGATTTTTCGCCCTCGCCCTGTTGCGCGCCACAGAGCTTCGCCGCCTCCTGGAGGAATCGCGCCGCCGGCCTTCGCCCCGAGCACGTGGGAGATGTCAGTGACGGCCCGCCACCAGACGGCTCGACGGCACAGAAGGCCTCCACCGTCTGCCTCGGCTTGGGGATGGGAGCAGGAGTAGGAGCTGTCTGGGTCCTGTGCTCGACCTTCCGGGATACCTCCACGAGAGAGCCGTCTTTCCGGCGCTTCGAGCGCAACACCCACGTGCGCCCGGCTGTGCCCTTTGCCCGCACGTCGATGCCCCCCGCTTTGCTCGCCTGGGTGATCTTCGGGTCCTCTGTATCAGCGAGCAGGAGGCTCCCTGTCACGGTGCCCTGCAGGTCTGTCACCACCAGGCACCACTCCGGCGCCATGCCGGGTCGAAGATAGTCACCGCGCAGGGCGACGCAGTAGTCCGCCTGGCAGCGCGTGTCGCACGAGCTGCGTTTCCAGTCCTCGGGGTCCGTCATGCACGACACCACATCGGACGCCGCCCCCACGTCGCGGCAGGGCTCGCTCGCGGAGGCGCGCGAAGCCAGGATGAAGAGCCCCACCAGCGCGAGCCGGAACGCCATTCCTCGCCGTCCGCTCATGGAAGCCTCGCATCCTGATACTGCTCGATGGCGAGGGACTCCCCCAGGGTCGGCGGCATCTCGGTGACGATTTTTTCACTTAGCAGCGACCCCATCAGCGTCTTCTGCATCCCAGGCTGGTCCGCGTCCGAGACCCAGACGGAGAACACCGACGGACCAGGTGCCGCGGGGATGAAGAAGATGACGCCATTCGGGATGCGGCACTCGACCGAATAGCCTCCCTCCTCTGGGGCCCATGCGCACTGGGACTCGAGGGGCCAGTCGACATCGCGCCCCCTCCGGTCCCGCCACTGTCGCTCCGAGACTTCGAGCCGCCCCTCCGAGGTGCGGGCGAGCCGGCCACGGCCGACAGCACGGTGGTTGACCACGGTCAAGTCCACCAGGCCCGACGCCGACACATCCAGGCCCGTGCGACCGAAACTTCCAGGGCCCAGTGACAAGGAGCCGGTCACCGCGCGCGTCCGGGCATCAAGCGCGATCACACACAACCCTCTCTGCCCCTGAAAGAACTGCTGCTCAACCGTGCGGATGCAGAACCCCTCCGTACAGACCTCCTGGCACGAGGAGCTGTGGTACGAGCGAGTCGACTGACAGGGCAACGTCGAGGGATTGCCGGGCACTTCGCACGGTTTCTGGGCGGCTGCGCGGGCGCCAGCGGCAAGGATGAGTCCCAGTGCGAGGCACATCCCTCGCCACTTGCTCTTCGGAAAGCTCATGAACCCGTACCAACGCAATAGATGTGCCGCGCTTATGCGGGCACCTCACGCACGAGACCCGCCAGAAGCGCGGCCCGGCAACCACGACGCCGTGGTCCCAAGGCCGCGAGGCGCGCGTGTCACCACCGGCGGCGAACAGTCGCCTTGGCGCCCGTCACCAGGCTCGCGGCGGGCACGTCGTCGGCGACAACCGCTCCCGCGGCGATCACCGCGTCCCGCCCGATCTTGACCCCAGGCAGAATGGTGGCACCCGCGCCAATCCAGACGTTCTCAGCCACGTCGATGGGGGCCCCCGTGAGGTACAGCCGCCGGTCTCCCGGATCCACGGGATGGCTGACCGTGATGAATGTGGCCTTCGGGCCGACCATCACCCCCTCCCCCAATCGGATGCCGGCGTAGTCGAGGAACGTGCAGCCCTGATTGATGAACACCCGCTCGGCGAGGTCCAGGCGCAAGCCATGGTCCGTGTAGAACGGCGGATAGACGGTCACCCGCCTCGGGAGCGGCCTGCCCAGGATCTTCTCGAACAGCGCCGCCTTGCCCGCTTCGTCCTCGAAGGGCAGGACGTTGAGCCGCGACGTCAGCTCGGTGACCCGCAGCACCCGCTCGCTCATGGCCTTGAACTCGGGGCTGAAAACCCTCTCCCCGCTCGCGACGGACTCCGGGGTGTGGATGCGCATGAGGCGGTCGATGGGCATCCCTCGAGCTTCGCCCTCCCCTCCTCCTCACGTCCAGGCGCTCGAAGTGCGCTCAGGTCCGTCAGGACCTTCAACGCGCACACGCCGCCGGTGCCTGCCGGCACGGCAGCTTCTTCTCCGTGTGTGCTGGCTCTCCCTGGACCAACCTGGGTTCAGTCCCGCCCCAGCCGCTCAAGGCACACCCACGGCCTGGACCACGACGACATCCAGCTCGATGACATCACCTGGAGCCCCTTCAGCACCAGTCACCGCCACGGACACCCGCTCGGTTCCCGTTGGAGCCGTCAGCTCACGCGCCGTCCGGACCCACTGCCTGGTGAGCGCCGGACTGGAGACCGTCTCCGCCCTCAGCTCCCGGCCTCCCGCGTCTCGCCAGATGACCGTCATCTCGGCGACCTGCGAACGTCCCTGCGTCACACGCGCCCAGAACGAAACGCGATGAGGCCCCGGTGCCGCGACGAACCCCGGCCAGTTGTCGAGGCTGACACCCCAGCCATACGGCTCGGTCACCTCCACACGCAGGCCCGCGTCGCCCTCCCTCGCGGCGGTGGGGGTTCTCGACACCGAGACACCAAACCACGGCGCCCAGACGCCGAGGCCCGTCTCCAGGGACGCTGACTCGGCGTCAATCAGATTGGAGGCCGGAGCGTGGTCGATGACCTCGGGCTCGCAGGCGGTCAACGTCGCCGTGAGGAACAGCACGCGCCAATGCCCGTGCTTCATCGCCCGCCCTCACAGGACAGTGTCTCACGAGCACGCCGGACCGCCTCCGTGTAGTGCCCTCGCCGGAACTGTTGTGCGTGCCGCACCCAATGCGCACAAGCGCGCTGCGAATCCTTGAGTTGATGCGTCAGCAACGAGCCCAGCTCGAAGCTGAGCCGCTCCCGCGTCGCCAGAGGCTGCCTGCGCATCGACTCCTCGAGATACCTCGCCGCCTGCTCGAACTCGTGACGGCCGCGAAGGACCTCCAGCTCCCGCAACACCTCCTCGGCGCTCGGAGTCGAAGCGCGAGGAGGCGAGGCCTTCAAGACCGGCGCCGCCAGCGGCTGGGGACGCTCCGGCGCAGGAGGCACGGGCTCGCGAAGAACGGGCTCGGTGGATTCAACCACCGGCCACGCCAACGTCTGCCCCACGCTCATGTGAACCACTTCTCCGCCGAGCCGCCGAAAGGCAACGGCGCCTTCATGCAAGGTGACAGTGCCTTGCGTCCCCTGCTCCTCCACCGTGAAGCGCGTGCCCATGATTTCGATGGCGCCACCTGACACGAGCACGACGGCGGGGGCCGCGCCGGGCTCGCGATGGTTCACCGAGAACTCCGCGCGCCCCCGGACCAGCCGAACCCCGGAGGGCTCACGGCGGACGACCAGCGGCCCCTCGTTCTCGACGGTGATGCCTCGGACCGTGTCGACCAGGGAGGCCTCACCCCCTTGAATCTCCACACCCTCGGCCTCTTCCCTCACCGTCAAATCCGCACTGGCCCGCGCGACCTCCAGCCCCCCGAGCGTGCGCACAGCCGGAGTCCGCATGAAGAACACCACGAGGGCCACGGCCACCGCGGCCGTGGCGAGTCCCCAGACCTGGGGACGTCGGTGCCATGGGGTCTTCGGCTCGCGAGTGTCCTTCAGCCGCGACCACAGCCGGGCCCGGACCGCGGGCGGCATCCCTTGCTCGCGGCGGAGCGAGTCCTCACGCCGGAGCTCCGCACGGAAATCACGGGGAGCCATCGTCCACCCTCCATCCCCAGGCCGACAGGCGCCCATGGGCACGGCTGATCAACTTCGATACGTAGCCCTCTGACAGCGAGAGGAGCTGGGCAATCTCGCGCTGGCTCAGGTCGTCCAGAATCTTCAATGCCATCACCACCCGCTCCTGCCCCGGCAATCGGTCCAGCGCCGCCGTGGCACTGCGCACTGCCTCCCTCCGCGCGAGGTCCGCCTCCGGCGTCGTCTCCGTCTGACTGGACTGCCCCGCGAACAAGAGGTCCGCGATGCGCTGTCGAAACGTCTTCTCTCTGCGCAGGGCGGAGAACGCCACGTTCTGCGTGACGCGAAAGAGCCAGCCCCTCACATCCTCCTCCCGCAGCCAGGCCTGGTGCTCCCAAGCCTTGAGGAACACGTCATGCGTGACGTCTTCGGCCCAACCCGAACGCCCCGCGGCATACCGCGTGGCCCAGCCATGGACGTCGTCGGCGTGCTCCTCGTAGAGGGTGTCGAACGACACAGGCCGAGCAGGCAGGGCGAGCGAGGCCTTGGGGTGGAGAACACGCGACATCCAGCACCTGAAGAGCTACGAATGAAGCCGGCGGAACTTTCCTCGATGATTACAGTCCCCAGGAAAGCTGCGCCCCCGTTTCGAACCTCGCGCCATCCCGAGACCACAACGTCTCGCCCTCGCGCACATGGCTCACGGGGCGCAGCAATCCCAAGGACACGCGCACCTCGGCCGCGAGCTGCTCGGTGAAGCGCCACCGGAGCTTCATCCGGGCCCAACCCGCCGGAGACACCTGCGTCCCCGTCTGCTCCAAGACGCCGTCATCCTCGAGCCGGAACGAGTGGAGGACCAGCCCCGCACCCGCGCCCGGTTCGAGCTGGAGTCGCTCCGTCAGGGAGAGCCGATAGCTGAAGAAGGCCCCACCTTGCGCCTCGAACACGGTCAGCGCCGGCTCCCGCGACCGCCCGAGCCCCACCTCCGCATCCAGCCCGAATGCCCCCAGCCCCCGCCGGACGGAGAGCAGCAGAAGGGGATCCACGCCGGGTCCACGCCACAGCGTTCCCACGCCCAGGCTCACCTCCAGCTCGGAGGGGCGTGGGGCGGCGGCGACCTCCACCGGAAGCATCGGCGCGGGTTCGGGCACGGGTGACGGCGGCGGCACGGGCACAGGCACGGGGGGCTCGGGCTCAGGTTCGGACTGCACGGCCCGCGTCATCTCGGTGAGCTTCTGTGCGACCTCCAGGTGAAGCTCCGCGAGCGAACCGCGCCCTCCTCGGACATCCTGTTCGACCCGTTGAAGCGGCCCGGAGGCCTCGAGCCTCAGTCCTTCGGGTGTGCGGCTCACACGCAGGCGAAGCCTCGCGGGACTCCGGGGAGAGACGACGGCGAAGCCCTCTTGAATGAGGCGCAGGGCCACCTTCCGCTCCAATTCCACACCATCCCACCGCCGATAGTCCTGTTCTGGAAGGGCGCGAAGGTCGAAGGAAACCGACACCGCCGGGGCCTGAGTCAAAACGACGAGGGAGAGCACGCAGAGCCAGGAAGTCATGCGGTGAGGGCCAGAGTAGCGTCGCCCGTGTCCCCCAGCCAGCACATCACGCCCTGGCATTCCGGGCAGGAAAGTTTTCGCGGGCCCGCGCGTAGCCAGGGTCATGACGCTTCCTCGCTCCGTAAGCATCCTGCTGCTTTGCGCTGGCGCGGCCGCTTGTGATGGCTCCGCCAAGTACAGCCATCACCCCGGCGGAGAAGATCCCAATCCGCCAGGAGAGCCCGGTCCTGGCCCTGGTCCTGGACCGGGGCCCGGCGCCATCACTCCAGCACCCGCGAAGTTCTCCTGCGACGCGAACGCCGCGCCCTCCGACCTGCCGCTGCCCCGGCTGTCCCGCACGCAGTTGATGAACTCGCTTCGTTTCGCCGTGGGACGTGCCCTTCCGAATGAAGCGGATGCCCTCTGGGAGAATCTCACCCCCGCCCTTGTCCGCTATCCCCTCGACCGGCGGATCGCCGCGCCCGGTGACCTGAAGGGTGGCTTCAGCCGGCTGGACCAATCCATCCAGCAGACCCAGATCGACGTCATGTACGACCTGGGCAAGGCCGTGGCGCAAGAGCTCACCAGCACGGACGCGCGCCGCAACACACTCCTGGGCAGCTGCGCGAGCGACAGCCAGACCGCCAACGACCGGGCCTGTCTGGAGAACTTCATCAAGGGATGGGGCTCGCGCGTCCTGCGCTACCCGCTGCCCGCGGCGGAGGTCACCGCCTTCGCCGACATCGCCGGGTCCACTCCGGTGGACAAGGCCGCGGTGGCGGACGTCATCACCACCCTCCTGAACTCGCCCTGGTTCCTCTATCGCGTCGAACACGGCAGCACCGCGGGCCAGGCGGTCAGTCCCCTCTCCGCGTTCGAGCTGGCCTCGAAGCTTTCCTATCAACTCTGGCAAGCGCCTCCGGACGACGCGCTCTGGGCCGCCGCGACGGATGGCTCGCTGCTGACCGCGAACGGCTTCAACACCCAGCTCGACCGGATGATGAAGAGCCCGCGACTGCGAAGCTCGCTGGATGAGTTCGTCAGCGAGTGGCTGCGGCTCGATGAGCTGCCGTCACTCGTCGCGCTCCGGAACGACCCGGTCTACCAGGCGTTCGTCGGCGCGGAGATGCCCACGGACGCCTCGCGCACCGCGATGTTCGAGGACGTCCAGCTCTCCGCCTGGAACACCCTGACGTCCGGGGGCTCGGTGAGCGACTTCCTCAATGATCGAAAGTCCTACACGGCCGACCCGTTCCTGGCCGCCATCTACGGGGTCCCCGTGTGGAATGGCTCGGGCCCGGCGCCGGTCATCCCGTCCCAGAACCGCAGCGGTCTGTTGACGCGCCCGGCGCTGCTGGCCACGGGGACACCTTCGACGCGTCCCATCCACCGAGGCTACATGGTGCGAAACGCCATGCTCTGCCAGCAAGTCGGAGCCCCGCCCCCCAACGCCAGCACCCGGCCTCCCGCGCCGACGGAGAACATGACGACGCGACAGGCGGTGTCCCAGCTCACCTCGGGGGGCAGCTGCGGGGGATGCCACAACAACACCATCAATCCTCCGGGCTTCGTGCTGGAAGGCTTCGACGCGCTCGGACGGGAGCGCACCGTGGAGCGGCTGTTCACCGCCCAGGGGCAGGAGACCGGCAAGCCCGCCGTGGATACGTCCGCCGACGTCTGGCTCTACGACTCCGAGCAGCGCGCCATCACCAACCCCGCGGACCTCACGCGGATGATTGACGAGAGCCAGCTCTTCGAGACGTGCGTCGCGCAGCACTACTTCCGCTTCGCGCACGCCCGCGTGGAGTCCACCTCCCGCGATGGCTGCCTGCTCTCGGAGATGGAGACCGTCGCGCGCAGCGGCGCGCCGATGGCGGACCTCTTGAAGACCGTCGCCCGTCATCCCACGTTCAAGCAGAGGAGCTTCCAGTGAGCGACACACCTGTCTTCCGGTTGGACCGCCGCATGTTCCTGCGCGGCGCGGGCGGAGCCGCGCTGGCCCTGCCGCTGCTCCCCTCGCTCTTGAGCCCCCGCGAAGCGAAGGCCCAGAGTGGCCAGCGCCCGAAGTGCTTCGTGCATTTCCGGACGCCCCACGGCGCCATCTTCGGCGCGAACATGTGGCCCACGGACGCGGCGCTGACTCAGTCCTTGTTCTACGCGGACCACGACGTCCGGCGAGGAGACCTGGCCGCCCCGACGAACGCGAACGGTGATGCCGTCATCAGCCGCGTGCTGACCGCGCGCTCGTCCGTGCTCACGCCCGCGCTCCTCGCGAAGATGAACATCCTGCGGGGGCTCGACTACCCCATGTACATGGGCCACAACTTCGGCGCCCCGCTGGGTTACTACGACTACGACAAGCAGCGGCCCGGCACCCCTCGAGCGACCATCGACCAGGTGATGGCCCACTCACCGGCCTTCTACCCGAGCGTCGCCTCCGTCCGGAAGCGAAGCGTCGCCATCGCGGGTTCGGGCACCTCGAGCGGCACCTGGGGGTACAACACCCCCGGCGTTCGTTCCTCGGGCGTGGCGTCGAGCTCCATCAGCGGCACGGAGAGCTCGCTCTCGCTCTTCGACACGTTGCTGGCCGGAGCCAGCAGCCCCGGAGGGACTCCCCGGTCTCCCGTGGTGGACAAGGTCCTCGAAAGCTACCGGCGCCTGCGCAACGGCAACGGCCGGCTTTCGTCGGAGGACCGCGTGCGGTTGGACCAGCACATCGACGCGGTCGCGGAACTGCAGCGCCGGTTGGAGACGACCACCTCCGCGGGCTGCCAGGTGCCGCCCCGCCCCACCACCGACAACCTGTCCTTGCGCAACTCCGGCACGTTCGCCGGAGACCCCGCGAAGAACGTCGAGTACTTCCGGCTCATCAACGAGGTGCTCGCCGTGGCGATGAACTGCGGCGTCTGCCGTATCGCCACCATCAGCATCGACGAGAACATCCAGAACCTGACGTTCACCCCGCGCGCGCCGCAGGGAGAAGACTGGCACAACAACGTCGTTCATCCATCGACCGT from Myxococcus stipitatus carries:
- a CDS encoding DapH/DapD/GlmU-related protein, yielding MPIDRLMRIHTPESVASGERVFSPEFKAMSERVLRVTELTSRLNVLPFEDEAGKAALFEKILGRPLPRRVTVYPPFYTDHGLRLDLAERVFINQGCTFLDYAGIRLGEGVMVGPKATFITVSHPVDPGDRRLYLTGAPIDVAENVWIGAGATILPGVKIGRDAVIAAGAVVADDVPAASLVTGAKATVRRRW
- a CDS encoding DUF1552 domain-containing protein; protein product: MSDTPVFRLDRRMFLRGAGGAALALPLLPSLLSPREAKAQSGQRPKCFVHFRTPHGAIFGANMWPTDAALTQSLFYADHDVRRGDLAAPTNANGDAVISRVLTARSSVLTPALLAKMNILRGLDYPMYMGHNFGAPLGYYDYDKQRPGTPRATIDQVMAHSPAFYPSVASVRKRSVAIAGSGTSSGTWGYNTPGVRSSGVASSSISGTESSLSLFDTLLAGASSPGGTPRSPVVDKVLESYRRLRNGNGRLSSEDRVRLDQHIDAVAELQRRLETTTSAGCQVPPRPTTDNLSLRNSGTFAGDPAKNVEYFRLINEVLAVAMNCGVCRIATISIDENIQNLTFTPRAPQGEDWHNNVVHPSTVPGTNQDLVVQFNQVFFSQVFLDLVSRFERFSNGAGGTLLDDSLLAWGQENGNTPHFSFSLPVVTAGSAGGALKTGSYCDYRNITRKVSGDSSTGAESNFIWSGLLHNQWLGTALQAMGIPKSEWSETDHPGYGWKATYQSTFEYLFTNKGYTSAQAYPASMWQKTGELLPFLSP
- a CDS encoding DUF1592 domain-containing protein gives rise to the protein MTLPRSVSILLLCAGAAACDGSAKYSHHPGGEDPNPPGEPGPGPGPGPGPGAITPAPAKFSCDANAAPSDLPLPRLSRTQLMNSLRFAVGRALPNEADALWENLTPALVRYPLDRRIAAPGDLKGGFSRLDQSIQQTQIDVMYDLGKAVAQELTSTDARRNTLLGSCASDSQTANDRACLENFIKGWGSRVLRYPLPAAEVTAFADIAGSTPVDKAAVADVITTLLNSPWFLYRVEHGSTAGQAVSPLSAFELASKLSYQLWQAPPDDALWAAATDGSLLTANGFNTQLDRMMKSPRLRSSLDEFVSEWLRLDELPSLVALRNDPVYQAFVGAEMPTDASRTAMFEDVQLSAWNTLTSGGSVSDFLNDRKSYTADPFLAAIYGVPVWNGSGPAPVIPSQNRSGLLTRPALLATGTPSTRPIHRGYMVRNAMLCQQVGAPPPNASTRPPAPTENMTTRQAVSQLTSGGSCGGCHNNTINPPGFVLEGFDALGRERTVERLFTAQGQETGKPAVDTSADVWLYDSEQRAITNPADLTRMIDESQLFETCVAQHYFRFAHARVESTSRDGCLLSEMETVARSGAPMADLLKTVARHPTFKQRSFQ
- a CDS encoding FecR domain-containing protein, with product MAPRDFRAELRREDSLRREQGMPPAVRARLWSRLKDTREPKTPWHRRPQVWGLATAAVAVALVVFFMRTPAVRTLGGLEVARASADLTVREEAEGVEIQGGEASLVDTVRGITVENEGPLVVRREPSGVRLVRGRAEFSVNHREPGAAPAVVLVSGGAIEIMGTRFTVEEQGTQGTVTLHEGAVAFRRLGGEVVHMSVGQTLAWPVVESTEPVLREPVPPAPERPQPLAAPVLKASPPRASTPSAEEVLRELEVLRGRHEFEQAARYLEESMRRQPLATRERLSFELGSLLTHQLKDSQRACAHWVRHAQQFRRGHYTEAVRRARETLSCEGGR
- a CDS encoding RNA polymerase sigma factor, with amino-acid sequence MSRVLHPKASLALPARPVSFDTLYEEHADDVHGWATRYAAGRSGWAEDVTHDVFLKAWEHQAWLREEDVRGWLFRVTQNVAFSALRREKTFRQRIADLLFAGQSSQTETTPEADLARREAVRSATAALDRLPGQERVVMALKILDDLSQREIAQLLSLSEGYVSKLISRAHGRLSAWGWRVDDGSP